In Sphaeramia orbicularis chromosome 5, fSphaOr1.1, whole genome shotgun sequence, the genomic stretch CTCCAGCTGCAGCTAAAGGGTGGTGAACTTTCAACCTTTGAAAACACAAAGACATTTCAACCGTGGTGTGTTACaacctgtgtgtgttctgttgtttAAAGGTCAGGCATCTGTGCACATTCACATCTGAACTGGCATTAGCTCTGTGTCTGCATCTTTACCTTCACTCTGCTTCTGAGTATAAATCCTCTGACTTTTCTCCTCTGGTGATGAAGGGTCTGTTGTAAGCTGATTCTGCAGAGCTCACCCTTCCTGTCTGTCACATTCACTTCAGACAGCAAATAAACAAGATCTGATCCATCGcatttccttctcctccttttgGCTTCTTATTGTTTGTCAGTTTCTGTCACTCTGCGTCAACTCTCTGCAACATGAGCGAGAGAAGACAAACATCCCAATATTGACGTTAAGTTAATGTTAGGATTTGATGATGGTTAAAGTAACTCTTCACCCTCAGATTTAAAGATGTATGTTATTAGAGCCTGTATTTTATTCCCACAAGAACAGATTAACGTCCCCATAATGTACAGCAGAAGGTGGTGCAGTCATACACACAGAGGGACAGATATTCTCATCATATTTCACAGTGTGCATGTTTGCTGGTTCATTAATTGTCAAATATATTTATGGTATTTTATGTGGATTATGATGAGCGGCTTCAGACCTCTTGATGGTTTCctttcatgtttgtttgcgtCAGAAGGTATTATCAGATTAGATAATCCTCTGACTTCAGAACCAGTCTGCCTCATCAGCATTCTCAATCTCTTCaccttttcttttgcttttttttctccacccaTATCAGCGTGACAGTTTGGTAGAAACCGACTACACCAATCCAATGCAGAAAggaaatagaagaagaaaatgtCTTAAAGGCATTTTCTTAGTATTCTCTTGACATCCCGCGTCTGCATATTGAGGATTTTGTCATTTAAGACCATTGTTTAAATGCAGCTGACACTTTTTTGTGCATTCTTGTTTTAACAAAACTAAACATCCTAATcagttttaaaacaacatgttgtCAAATCACGTCACTAAGAACAGAACATTTTAGACCTATTGTCCTCAAatgatgaatgttgttttttcagaAAGAGCTATGTGAAGTTTTTATTCCTATGGTAGACAGGTAGGTCCCCCTGATTCCAAATAGCATGGAGAAACTGAAATACACGAAATAAACACCAGGATCTTATGTGGATTAAactaaatgatgtttttttttaatgtttctgatTAGATCACATTGTTAAATAGATGAAAAGATTTTAATAATTCTTAATTTGTAGGTCATGCAAAGCTTTGTTCATCACACCAGAAGtgttaaaaatgtcaaaacttgACCAAGGTGTGTAATATTAGACATGAAATGAAAGTacttttcggctaaaatttacttagggggtcaaatgagtggccatttttgtcaaaaaaaaagttgtaagaaatgcatagaactgtgttgaaataatgctaatacatttgtgcacagactactgatattatttgacagtggaagctctgttttcaaaaatattggattttgaatagcacatgtatgtgaaaacttttgctggtggacggatgtgacattacccatgatgatctggtcagtaccagtactttattagtaataaacttatatacttactattgctaattctcctcttattcctaaatgttagtgttgtggatctaaaacaataacagctgacacaaaaacacaaaatgtggcagtggacggatgtgacatggttgttacagatcccatcatactgatgctcggcagccatgtcaccattttcagaaatgatccctgtgcaaaaactagtatcataattatttattgtgtagtttatcatcatactaaagagtaaataacaatatagaattgttatttctttataaaaaaaaaggcttattattagaaaactgttgacttaaaaagtgacatgtgacatttttaatgtatatattcgcgtaacataagcaggatggatcagcaccatactccatattgcaacctataaaaataaaagatgttatatgtaggatataatcttgtaagaaaaactggggaatctaaaagaatagaatatttgtttttcaggtaaattcaattaaaatatatcttggccatttgtgacatgaaaatatagcattaattgtgatgaaattggacattttcgacctgaaaacatagttcatatgaccatcaacatgttgcaacagaactgaaatcctgtaaatttgcataatttgcatttaccaacacaaagttcctttggggattcacttatattgatttcttatgcacaaagacagaaataagacctctaagcaaattttagccgttttgTAAATTAAAGTAAAACTAGAATGTGATAATCACATAAAACATGTATGACATAAAGTGCACTCAAATTCTTTTACTCTTGGCCATATTTAAATATGATAATAGATGTTTCTCCAGGAAGTGGTGAAGAGTCCCTATTTATTAGAGGTTTTTCTGCTTAATTAGATTTACACTTAGAagaataatgtttttatttgaccTCTGGACATCGGTGTCTGTGGGTGAAGTGGAACTTGTAGGACAACGTCaaaatgcaaaacataaaaaagcaCTATGCATAAATGTGATCATATAGAGTGTGTATTTCTATTTGAATAGATGTTGTTAAGTGTTATAAATAAAGCAGAGTGCACCGCCTGCATCCTCCCCCTCCCTTCAGAGTCTCTTCACCTACACTTCTTTCTGTTCAGATATAGAAATGACAGGAGATGGAATGAGGCCTGTCTCTgctctccctcccctccctcctcacCACATCAGGATACACTTGTTCTGGTGAATTCCGGTTTCAAACGGAACGCGGTCTTGCTCTGGTTTTGTGCAGGACCGGTATTAAAAGCAGACATAGAGGGTGTCTCAGAGCCTCAGTGGTACTGTGGTCAGGGAGGGGAGCCTCTGTAACGGCCTGTTACTCACACACCTTTAAAACCTCACCCGCTCCAGCTTCCTCCCCCgaccctcctccctccctcaccCTTCACAGCCCCCATGCTGCACCCTTATCACCATGAAAGGACATTAAAAATGAAGGGTTTCTTTCACACATACGCCACACAGTTCATCACTTCCTCTCACCTCTTCCACAGTCACATGAATAAATCTGTTTCTGCTGATTTAATCCTACATGTTAGATATTCTACACATCCAACACTGGAAATGAGTCCAAAGTTAcaaaaaagtatttttatttttttaaactgctCTCACTCCATCTCACTATTTGTCCTTTGACCTCTAACCTTAGCTATTATGCCCCTAGTGTTATAAAACCAGCACTGCGCTCTgactttgtattttgtttgttgatgATGGATGTGTACATTTTggattaattttgttcatgtatGGTCTCTTGTGTTTGCAAGTGACTGGGGATGCATTTATTAGTCAGAGacataaaaaacactgaacaaagtTTTAAACAAATAGCTTTAATGCATCTATATTCTCTCAGTTACCAACTTAACATTTAGCACTTTCCAGAAATATAACATAAGTTTGGCTCAGTTATTAtctttcatagtttgtttttctaAAGAACATAATATCTGTTGTTCATTTCTATACACAGAGAGATCTCTTCCTATGTGTTTCTCATATAAGAGTCTTCAAATCAGAGGGAAAATCTCTTTCTAGGTTCCCTCTTTCTGAGCAATGTTGCCACCTGCTGTTAAATAGAAGCATTTTACTGCAGGGATTGAATTGAAAGAAGGGGTTCAAGCCGCTGAACTGTAAAGCAGGAAAATGTTGCATGTATGAAATAGCTGTCAAATATATGTGTATTCTTTGGATCTTTGTctgaacacatttagtctgtaaATGAACTGATGTGATGCTAaagaaacagttttgtttttgtttttgtttttttttactaaagttGAAACCTTTAGTGAGGTGTCTTGGAGTGGCAATTCCAGGATTTGGTTTTTGACCTTTCAAGCTGCTTAGTTTCTCTGATCGCAGCACCTGCTCAAACTGCTTTTGTCATCAACTGATTCTTGTAAAAGGCATCTAAAGTTGTGATTATAGTTCTTCATGAAGAGATTAATCCAGATCAAGGcttctgttttctgtctcttTATTGCACACAGTAATGACTGACATAAATGACAAGACGTATGAGAACTTCCCTTAAAGGAGTGCTCTTCAGAGGGGTGTTCTGGCTAACTGCTTGCCCACCCTGGGTTTCCGGCCCTGGGGCAACAGAGCCTGGGGCAACCCCTGACACCCTGCAGCAGCACCACTATCACCCCACTCCAGACACTGTGCCAGGATACTGTGGTGACACCACCCTGGGCCTCGGTTCCTCCCTTGTCAACAAGACTGATGGATGCAGAGAGGAGACCTGAAGAGGACAGGAGGACCACCACCCAATGTATGCATCATTGAAGAAATTTAGAAAATACATGGGAGGTGATCTGAAATATTGGGCAAATTATAGTAGAGGATGAATGTGAGGGTGAATGGAAAAAAACAGGAGGGTGCAAAACCTGCAAATGCCAAACCGTGTGTAGGTATATGAGGTTAACTAAAAATGTTTCTATTAGACAGAAAGACAATCAGAGCCCAGTGCAGGTTTAGCCAATTATCCTGGACAAAAATAAAGCTGCTCCCTGTCAATTTAATGTGATCCGAAACCGCCAGGGGGCAGAACATGAGGCTCCTCTCCagtaacaaaacacacaaaggcACACAGACAAAATAATCCAATAAGAAAGCTGATCTCTATAATGGCTTTTATGGCTGATTGATCTTGATTACTTATGGTTAACTGTctcttctttgtgtgtgtgtgtgtgtgtgtgtgtgtgtgtgtgtgtgtgtgtatgtgtgtgtgtgtgtgtgtgcaaagctGCTGTAATCGTAAgacagagagaagaaaaagagagaaggaTCTTATAATTAGAGCGGTATAATCAAACAGTCTGCAGTAAAAGcagtggaagaagtattcagatcctttactcaTGTATTCATCACCTTAAAAGTACTCCTTTCCAAGTAAATGTCATGCATGAAAAATCCTAATTAATTAAAAGTACAAGAATTGTTACTGGTACTTTGATGCAAGATATGTACTTGAAGAAATACAGTCGGGGAAGTAAAAGTTCTGGTTAGTGTCTCTGActgacagtgcacattaatgttaaaatatgagCGCTAGAGCTTGTTACTGTTGTAGCTGTCTGAGGTGAAGTTAGTTCTAAATACTTTATATCCAGTTTTATATCCAAGAACAAGATAAATCTGAGGGCTCATCACATGATTAATGTAAGAAGAGAGAAAATCTGTTTTCACCTTTTTGATCCTTGATTGTTGATTAGATTGAACACATATTGAAATTCAGTTATGTGAGCAGTTTAAACAACAGAAATCACTGTTTTGTGGAGCTGTTAAAAatttatagacatctgaaatgtGTGACTTGGCAACACTTTTTGTGAGATGCAATCAGACAAAAAGGTTATAAAACACTGGTTTTATCTTACATGTTTAAAGAACTACAACTATTTTGgtgcaacttccaaatgaatgtttcattCCATTTAACCATTcccaagttatttatcaccatttatcataatactaTCCTCTCCTCAATCCTTTGCAttctccagtgaaaatcagggatttttcagtttttcatttactgatAAAGTAGATACTCATAAAATTTcaaagtaaattcagaggttcttatatcaaaacacagaaaactgaagagaaaattacttttccagtaaaatatatcattaactgaacataaaaactagcatctacaaccactgtcagttGTCAAATTACATAGATGTTATTGGTGACCCAATGCAgaagatgtttccacgttcactacagagcctctgagcatccaaatgggccatatctgatgacaataaaaagatgacaaactgcattttacctgaaatatttaaatgtattaatagGAGTCGTGGGTCCAaggttatcaaacattttagatcagttgatgcttttggttggcaGTGACTGCTTAGGTCTTTGAAGGGTtaacagtgtgtttgtatattgCAAAAAATTTTGTTGAAAGTAACTAAAGCTGACAAATGTAGATTAGTGGAGTGAAAGTACAGTATTCACCGCTGATATGTACCAGAGTATAAGTATAAAGTTACAAAATTAAGTGGAAAAATCCctcaaaattgtacttatgtGTGACTTTTCACTTTTATTTCTCAGTGTGAGCATGTTTATTTCTGTTAGCAGCAGTTGTTTCATCACATAATACATTTTGAATCTGCTATAAGACGCATGAACACAGTTATGCATGTGTGCACATGAGTATGTGTGTATTGCAGTGAAAAGGGACATTAATTCACTGTATCTGGAAATGATCAAGACTTAAAGATTGGCCGGGCGTCGGATTAGCAGTACAGGAAAATTTGTAATTTAAAGTTGATGAGGAACCAGAGGGGGATACAATAAAACAGAGATGTTTATAGACATGTGCCTTTTACAAACTAAAGGAATTATGTTATTGTTGAAATGCACAGGTTGTGTTTGCCTTTGGCAAAGATTACATACAAACTCAAGGACAAATGACAAAGATTCATCTAAATTATCTCATATGCTGAATCTGCTATAAGGCACATGAACActgttgtatatgtgtgtgcatgaatACAGGTGTGTTGCAGTGTGTATGAGAAATACCATGGCTCTGTAacagtctgagtgtgtgtttagATCAGAGACCACTGAAGCCCCTCAGCCCCCTCATTGTTTAATATTAGACACTGCTCGTACGAGAAACTGACAGCTCTTTGTGAACGCTGCTAAAATAGGCACAGCCAGGTCCACACACACTCACTGATCATCCCCACCACCTCCACAGACACATGAagagcatgcacacacacagccaaTCTCAGCCGTCACACACCAACTCTAAACTCTAAGAAAAGCCTTTGTGAACCGCAGCCAGAGAGGGAGCAGCCCGCCTGACGCCAACTCCAAAAAGCAGGTGAGGGTAAGTGTGTGTAGATAGTAGTGGCCAGTGGGTGATGGTTTTGAGGTGTGACGAAAGGATAAAGCCCCCAACGGTCAGCGTCAATGTGTCAACTGTCAACCTGGGAAAGTAAGGTGAGGTGAGAGAAACTGGGCTTTTCTGTGTTTAGTGTCAAACCATGGGCTTCGGGTTTGGATCAGTGTTAATACAGCTGGAGGCAGAACACAGCAGCCTGTGGGCAGACACAAGTATTTTAAAGTCCTGAACAGCTCTCTGCTGCATGAATGACATTTTGATGGACTTTGAGTATGAGGAGTTGTCTATCACCACACTGTGAGACCCACCTCAGCAGGGTCACAATGACCTCCAAGTTAACCATGACGTCATGTGATCTGAAATACATGTGAGCTGCAGCAGACACATTCTGTTGGAATGGGGTCAAAGAGCTTAAGCACATAGCAGTACATGCTCATTACCAGGGTTCATTCTTGTGGCATCACTTTTATGTTGTCTAACAAAGAGGCTGGACTGAATTCATGACTTCTACTTGAACTTGAAAAGCCCTCAGAGACCGCTTGTCTTCTAGTTTGGTATTAGTAAATCATTAAACCTCAAATTATGACCCTTGTTTTCCTCATTTTCGTGTGAGGAGCAAACTGCTGTGTGGTGtaaaaaagaaagtgaaaaacaatAACCGTCTCTGCTGCTTTTATGGATTTGCTCCTAAACATAATTGGCAGTTCCATATGTCTTATACTTCCACTACTTTCAATGAAAATTTGTGAAGTAAAAAAGATTTGAGAAGTAGGGCAATGGTGGTGCAGCGGATAGCACTCGTACCttgcagcaagaaggtcctgggttcaattccaacaccagtcgatgggggtgggacctttctgtgtggagtttgtacgttgtccctttgtgtgtgtgtgtgtgtgtgtgtgtgtgtgtggggggggttctcTGGGTACTTCAGCTTCCTCACCAcacggttaatctaaattgcccagagGTGTGAATATGAAAgtgattgtttgtttctatttgtcagccctgtgacgaactggcaacatgtccagggtgtaccccaccttcacccataaatcgctgggataggctccagtgacccccgtgaccctagtgaggatagagcgggttcagataatgtaGGTTTGTTGAAGCCTGTTGACTGAGATAATAATgggtttgatctgtaaataataaacaataacaacACTCCATGAAACAAAGTAGCACAGGAAGTTACTAATGTACAATATAAAGGTTTAGGTTTATTCCAACAATCCAtatcattgttttgttttaaatattaacTGTAAAGGTTTCTGCTGgtaaattttgcaaatttttatTTAATCTAATAGCTGCCATGTAACTGATGAGTGAAATAAAAGCTGCTCTAAACAGAGTGATGTTAATACAGTGACTTCAATATATGTTAGAAAAATGAAGAATAAGATTTTTATTGTGCCAGGATGGTTTGTTCTGTGTGACACATGTTTAAGTGAACATCATTCATTATCTCTACGATGGTCCTAGAAAGTTCCGGGGTCTTGACTTCATCTCCACCCTCTTGAAGGAGTACCGTTCTCCAGTTCTTCCATCTGTCAGGATGTACCACGTTCCCCAGTAGATACCATTGGTCACTCCACTGTAGCGGCCACGGTAATAATGTCCATTAAGGTTAGCGGCCAAACAGGCATCGAACCACCAGCCTGTGCCGTAGTACTGTCCACAGTTTCCAGATGCATAGCGGTCATTGTCTCTGTCAGCTGTGCTGAAGGATCTTCCATCATGGTTATAACGTTTGCTGTAGCTCAGGGCGTTGCCTGCATCTCCAGAGTACTCCCGTGCTGTCAGGCGATATCTGGAAGAAACATAGCATTTATGAGGgttgtctttaaatctattgtTTCTTTGGCAGAAATTCTACAGTTCTACAAATAATGATGAAAGATGAACACCATACTGCTAACTTTTGTCCAGGATCTCTCACAGATGTTTATTTGACTTTGGATCTTCTGACTTGAAAGACCAAAATGAAAGATTTATATATAGATATCATAATTtcaatatgtattttatttaatatttatttgcatagAGACAAGTACATAGAATAAACCTATGTCACACACCTAAGACATTATACATCCTCATTTGCAAAGCCTTTCTCTACATGAACCTTTAAATACAAAACAACTCATCACCATAAAGACAGCGCAAAACACGAACTAATCAATAAAgacatatattgaaaaaaatagaaCTGTGCACTGAGATTGGTTAAAATCAAAGCAAGCCTCACAAGACAAGACACAGCAGCTCATTAACGACCACATGACTGACCCCTAAAAAGTTAAATGACCTGGTTGAGGTTGTGAAGATAAGGAGTACCACATATTGATACTTGAATGGAAAAAAGCTTATTTGTGCAAATGAAGTTTTCTGTAAAAGGCCCTCACAGCCCATACATGTGAGAGGAACCATGACGCCACTGAAGATCTATGGAGTTTAAACTTTCATTCTAATATTCCTATCACATACATAGGCTCAGTGAACATCACCTTTGTGCCTCTGATGCCACTTTGAAGTTGTTGTAGGTTGCCTGCCTCCTCTGTTGGTGCCAGTCCTCCAGCTCAATGCGGAGCTGGTGTTGGCCTGCTGAGGTGAGGGCGTGCAGTGCTGCGTTCCCCAGCCAGTGTTCTCCCTGTGGACTGCCAAAACCATCCCGGTATTCTTGCCATGTCCTGTTGAAGTCCACCGAACCGTCCTGCCGATTCTGGACCACTGTCCATCCACCACCCGCCGTCTCCATGTCACATTTAGCCTGAGCCAAAACAAAGACTTTGGTATTATTAAGTGTAGATTTTACTGACCCACAGATAGCACATGTATTTCTAAAAGCAGGAGAGTTTGGTgggggtctgtctgtgtgttttataAGTGTGGTCTATTTGAAATACCTCCAGTGCTGGTCTGTGCAGGTCTGGTTGGATGGTGTAGATTCCATTCTCTTTGATTCCGAGCCTGTAAATCTCTGCGCAGTCCTGAGGATGTAACCTTTCCAAGGGGGCCACTTGGAGCCACATACAGTAGTTATTTATTTCACGACTTATTCAGTGTCATGTGTCACCTGAATGTGATCATTCCTACCTGTAGGTGTGTACTGTGTGATGCTCTTCAGGAAAAGGAGCAGAtctttctctccttctcttcCCACGGCTGCACTCTCTGTCACATTAAGTTTTTGGTAAGATATGAGACAGAAAATGGCAGCTTTGTCTTTAGCAACACCTGCATAATAGGTCTTTAAAGCATCTTTAAAGAGGTACCTCTGAAACTATCATGACTTTTCCAGAGGGTGTCAGGGCTCATGTGCTTCCACATTTTTGTGGAGCTTTGTAGAAGACTTAGGGATACAGGTGGGGAAATTTGTTGAAAAAAAGTTCccattcataaataaataaatgtgtataaTTTTACAACATTGTTGGGCATAATTACAAAAAGTTGTAAACATACAGCAGAAAATAATGTCCAAAAAGCTTCAAAACTACTGTTGCTGAAGACATCTACAGGGAACCAAATTCAACCAATACGTCTGAGAAAAAGTTCATGCTCCCCACATTGCATCTGCATTCATTTGTCTTAGATGGCACCTAAAAAGGCTTAGGTGCTTAGTGAAAACTCTGCATacagtatgtgtgtctgtgtgcatgtacaCAGAGTTCTTCTCATCCTTGTCAGTGCAGTTAAATTCCTATGCACTCACCTATGACCGACACTTAGCAGGCCTCATTGAGGTTTTGTTTACTATGCGTGGGGGAGTGACAGAGCTGGCATTTCTGTGTGTGTTGCAGAGGAGGGGGATATACATGTATA encodes the following:
- the LOC115419305 gene encoding fibroleukin; the encoded protein is MISLGFLGMLPLLSLYVGALLSSDASPACTHPPCRDTLVAAPIPGVGTGACEGQTGTSACRLGVSLPAISEAPQRLEHRHDFPQAQTKTGGVKERLVQLQRCMRSLQETGGPWSHGGQENSSLGAILALMAAVLTECDLHCHSQALGAMAKRLESAAVGREGEKDLLLFLKSITQYTPTVAPLERLHPQDCAEIYRLGIKENGIYTIQPDLHRPALEAKCDMETAGGGWTVVQNRQDGSVDFNRTWQEYRDGFGSPQGEHWLGNAALHALTSAGQHQLRIELEDWHQQRRQATYNNFKVASEAQRYRLTAREYSGDAGNALSYSKRYNHDGRSFSTADRDNDRYASGNCGQYYGTGWWFDACLAANLNGHYYRGRYSGVTNGIYWGTWYILTDGRTGERYSFKRVEMKSRPRNFLGPS